From the Anopheles merus strain MAF chromosome 2L, AmerM5.1, whole genome shotgun sequence genome, the window gcttCCCCGTCCGGCTCATCCTCTACATCCGTTGCagcggccgctgccgccgcgtCGATGCGCGTCATGGAACCGAAACCGTCGCCTTTTGCAGAAGCCACCTGTTCCAAGCTAACACCAGGTGAGTGAATGAGAGGGAGAGCGATAGAGCGTGAAAGGGTAAGGATAGGGAAGGGAACTTTCAACAGGGAAGAAGAAgggttgttttcttctttttagtCGAATTCATCAACGGGTGCAGAACCCTTCAAAAATGGACACTTATGTGTATGGTGGTCTACACGGGAAGgttaaaaaaacgaatttcCTATACTGGCTAAAAGGAACAGGAGGCGGCAACGGGCAGCATGAAGGGACGATACCTGAGCAGTGGAGAGCAGCACGgcacaaaataataattgcaTTACCTTTAACAAGACCCGACAGGAGGCGGGCAAACCTTTTATACACTCCAAACGGGGACGCATGGACCGAGCCATGTAATATTAGCTATAAAGTTAGTCatggagcaaaacaaaaaaaaaacaagggccCCATTGGGTCGTTGAGAGGTCCTGATGGGAATTTCTCACGACTTTTCCATCAATTAgagtttttgctttcttcgttTTCTCATGCGACAAAACTCCCTTTTCACCGCACAATGGGCATTTGCCGggaagaaattcaaaaaatcaactttgtaaTAGCGCATTTCCAAATAATAGGTTTTAATACTAAGGAttaaactaagaaaaataccaaatatgAGCTCTTTATCTTTTCTGGTTCTCTAGAAAAGACCTTTCAAAGTCgagatttgttaaaaaaacgcagaaaaatcttcacttttttggaaaactttgaacctttgtaactttttcaaatataaaccgattttgataagtTTAGACATTTCAAAAAGGATATTTAGTCagctttaaaaatacattaaagattttgagttaggttaattttatgcaaaaataaacgataataactgaagaaacttcagaaaaaatttcatcattttaatttttgacatgATGCCATTATTGAAGTGGCGTAGAGTGGCGTTGTCTCATATATGTCACATAatagtgtaatatatatactatcaatctgtgaagaaatattctgcgaaagtttgcgaacgcgaattttattgaagttttttcacatcaactttttctaaaaacagacacatgcgCAACTAGGCGGCTCCATAGGAGCCTAGTGTAGCGTATTTAGTGTATTCTACAAAACTATATTCTAcgtgattttaatttccattacgaagctgtgtatcttagtttcagctcatgtacttatctaataggtaaatttctattctatcctaactttattattaaatataatgaagcaaattagAATCAAATAACTTTTGGTCCTACTCCAGATTATAGACGgatgtaaggaaaataattctgAAATTATACTCATAACAGGAAAACGTTATGATAGCACCAGCATCTATTGGCGCTTTGGGAGAAGAAACTcccaaaagtcatgacaaactaaatataaggatataggggagtatgctacaaagaatattttgcaagaaagaaaatgcatccagaaggacattttgtataatgagctgtattcctctgattcgttaaccaattcaatatcagtagctacacgcactaaaacaaagacagagtttaactttactaatgaagtaaatactttgtttgtagctaTCGTTGACCTCTGATTTTTTCGGATAGTTGTAAAACCAAGAACATAcaatgtttagttttattaccCCTTCTGAAGGCAGTACAGGACTTGGAAAAGTATAGGATGAATATTCAAAGACTAACAATATGAGCTGCTTTTCATGACGAATTTGGGaactactttatttcaatgtacctgctctaccgaattatttaaatgcctttattcATGTCTCTAGAAATGTGAATAAGACGTCAGAAGCTTGTAATAGCATCCACCTAAGTTGtgtatgtaaaattttaatatttgtactacctgtgagtaaaagtgatgaaaattagctacaattgtcctatacaaaacagaaaatattatcttattcaaaattattatgttttgttcatatattataaaacattacagtatattttaatatggtttatactattagaaacaacaaatacaagaaaaaacacacacaaaattaataaaattaatcaaaggtcccttaaaacactattttatgtagcgccacctggtggtatggatgcgaactacatataaaatgttatttactatCTTAACTCTTTactacaaacgataaaaacatacaatttctgcaaaaataattttatcccgaaATTTGTTCTAAACTGCCCATTGTGCACCGATGCGCGCATTGTGGTCCGTCCACTGCGCTAAAGCAATCGAACACAACGAAAACCGATGTTATTTGGTACACACCGCATGTAGTCACCATATGTCAATCCCTCCCCGGTCCGATCGTGTGTTTCGTTCTACTTGAATCCCTACAGGGAGCATAAGCACACATACAGGAGGAGTGGGGTTCTGACTAGTGGTGGTAGCTCGGATTCGAACCTACCCTGTACCGATTCCGTTTTCgtaatcaattccggagccgattccagagttgAATCCGGAATCgtttccggaatcagaatagGTTCCGTAATCAGAATCgaatccggaatcggaatcgacctgAGAATGGCAATTTGTTCCGATAacagaatcagaattgactccagaattgcaatcagctccggaatgagaatcagtttttaattgaaataagaagtataagtattgaaataagaaataaGCTTCAGtagcgaaatcagtccgggaatctccatgagaatgaaTTGTTTACAAGTAACTacaattttgattctttgcggcAATCAGTACGTAGTATCATTGGATCCAAACTTCTCTTCTTATGGAGATGCTGAAAACGACTCGATGCCAATCCCGATTCCATAGCCGATTTTGACtcgagccgattccgattccggagccaattccggagctgattccgatcCCGAAGCCGATTCAGGAACTAATTCTGGAAACTAATTCTGGACCtgctatccggaatcgattccagaaaacttcgcaGGTagccggaattgattccgaagaaaacttcatttttcccatcactagttctgACCCCAATGGAATAGTTACTGGTATTACTGCGTCCAGTGCTAGCAGAAGGGGAAAAAGCAGTGttttgtaagtgtgtgtgtgtcctaaAGAGGATGGATGGTGGGCAGTGGGCATAACATGCAACCGGAGAATGCTTATCAAAAACTGCACTTTCTTCTGCTCCGCTTGTTtcgcttccttttttccctctccTTGTCAATTTCCTGtattttgtgagtgtgtgatcgTAATGCATTATACACACGTACCCAATGGGATAGAGAGGAgcgaaaaaaatgtgttgtaGAAAATCACCCGACTATATATCTTCTTAAGTTTCCCCGAGCGATGGTTGGCTTGCCTAAAAGGcaatcctttttttctggaGGAACCGGGTGAGAGTTACTGCTGGAAAACACACAACCCTCGAGTGGTTGTTTTTTCATTCACACACTCAGCATAATTTGTTGCAGTTTTAAACGATTTTACATTTATTGGTATTGAGCTTGCGGGGACTGTAGCAAAGAATACAAGCATAAATGTTGCATCCACTGTTCTACGTTGTtggaattgttttgctgattttCCATGGGTTTGGTCTGCCGCCGGTTCCATTCGACGGAAGGGTATGCGTTTGTTGCAAGGGGTGAGAATTATCCTTGCGTCATCGTCAGCGCTGCGTTGTACATAGTATAATGCGTGTGTCCCGTGTGTATACTGCTCGTACAAACGTCGTTACtatctgctgctggtgcacgTCCAGTCCGGGGGGcgtaaatgtaataaaactgGCACGCAGATAGAGATAGATCACATTTGCGTGAAATGAAACGCGTTTAATGGATATACCGACCcggggaatttattttattttggtgTGGATCACACGAGAAACACCGAGAGAGGAGCAAgcaatgtgttttaatggaaaaTGTTAGTACTTTTCACTAAGTAAgagaaatttatttttaccatACTTGCGAGAAAGGTTTAAGGTTTCCTCTGGTGGCCGGCTGGTGTTGTGGTAACACGATCATTTGAAGCTAAATAATGCAATTTCCTGACGAACACGGCGCCACATCACCCAATCCCACCCACAgtagtattgtttttttgtctcgtGGGAGTCGTTAAGGTAAAAGGATATTTGCCCGTATAtgtgactgtgtgtgcgtgtggtggtgtgtctgtgtctatatatatacatagaGGCAAGGCCCTAAAGCAAACTTTTTATTACCACAGCTCATGTCCATGTTGCGTCCATCCTTGCGCCGTGAATAGATATTAGTTCCCACCGGAGGCTCTCGCGTCTGCACGCGCACACCAAACCAGCCCGACTGTCTTTTATTAAAATGTGTCCTCCTTTTGTTCGATTTTCCTCGAACACACGCCATGGTGTGtgccatctctctctctctctatttctcgcTCTCACTCTGCTTCTTGTATTCGAGACATAATGCAATGCAACTGCAGCAGAATGTATGAGTACATATCATATATAGTCGGGCGTTTAAAATGGTGTCCGATAGTagtgtttctgtgttttgttacatttggAAAGGGAAAGGGAGGGTACGGAGCCctacaaaaaatgcaaataggGCTCGATTGAAATGATTCGCGCTGTAAAATATATGTGTATGTTAAATGGTGGCGTAAACTATGATGTATACAATATAAGAAAATTTATTGTAAATGTATGTTGAACAATTGTATTGTGCTGTGATTGTATTATTGATTTTcgctttttcctttccttcgcagaaaaaatggcacaaaataTCACGGAGGAAATCAAAAGACTGCACCGCAGGAAGCAACTCACCTTCAACAGCCACAACTTCGAACGCATGCAGGACTCGGAATCGAGCGGCTCCGAAATGGGCCCGGACAGCCCCCGCCGACCAGACAGCCCACCTAGCATGGTAAAAAATCCGGAAAAAGCCCTGTTCACCTTCAAGCAGGTAGGTATTTGCGGCAGCTGCGACTGTTTGTTTGGTCTAAAAAAACCATACAGTACACCCAAACTCTCCTCCTCAATTGTGTCGAAAATGGTATCGGAAAGGTGCAGGGGATCGTACTGAGTATGCTGGatcgaattaaaaaaaaagtcttttcccttcttttaCAATTTCTTTTCGCCTGTCCTTCACACAACCattcaattattaaaaaaaaatcccattcTTAAAGGTGCAAATGATCTGTGAACGTATGCTGAAAGAACGAGAGGATGCCTTGCGGGAGCAGTATGATGCCGTGCTGACCACTAAACTAGCCGAACAATATGATGCATTTGTGAAGTTCACATACGACCAAATACAGAGACGTTACGAAGCAGCGCCAAGTTGTAAGTATCCCAAACAACAATCCCGTTTTTTAGTTGCGTAGCCCCATATCCCCTATGTTAACGGTTTGCTATCTTTTTCTTACAGACCTCTCCTAATCAGGGATGTTATGGAAAATATGAGATGCGAAAGCATACCAGAGAACACGAGAACAGAGagtgaagaagaagagaaaaagaaacagataCTAAAACATTAATAATAAAGTAGATGCATACACGTACACGCCCACATTGCACAACCACAATGCTACCGAAGCAGAAGTTATGTGCGTGGGATTATACTAGCATAAGGTAACAGCAGctcttcagcagcagcatcttcaTGCTACAAAAAGGCGCCAGGGCaagcagatgatgatgatatccTGAACAGAAACCGAATCTGCAATCGTCGTTAGCAGCGCGAAGcgacaaaacaagaaaagaaaatgaacgCATCTCAATCACTACAAAACAAGTAAGAAATTCCTCCAACAAAATGGTTCACTAGAGAAGCAAGCAACTCAAGGGTGGTGGATGCCGAGGGGAGGGCGAGGCATGAAACTTGGCCTCACGAAACTCACGGATGTTGTTGGCTCCGCTGCAGGATGTCGTACTGGAAGGACGAACTTCTATATCCTAAACGCATCCTAAATGCCAAGCGAATTAATCAGCGTAAATCGTGTAGCTTTTTCACCTAGCGGGAGAGAATGATATGCGTGATTTgcaggtttttgtttgctgcttcctGTGCGGAACATGTTTTACATTTCTctcatatttttcatttaagttcttttttttgtacgtatTGCAATCGATTCTTTCtctcgtgtgtatgtgtgtgtgtgctgccttACGCAAAAGTGAAAAGCGATAGATGGGTGGGTTACAGAGAAGAAGGAACACTGTTGCAATTAGCTCTTGAAATTTGCTGTCATTAAAATGAACGGGAAAATACGTTGCAAAAAGGGTAATGTTGCTTCAATTAATTCCTATCACTTTGTTTATTTGATAACATTTCTGCTGGTTGTAGTTTTTCTTTGCTATGAAGCgaataggtttttttttatacttcaGTTATTGGTTTTCCTGTTTTTCGGCTTGTCTATCATCCGGCAAGTAGTTGATTTGGTGTGAACCTTGTTTTCTGTCCGCTCTTGATATGTTTTAAAGCAATTTGTTGAAAATCCAACCTTAGGCAGTAATTTAGTTCAATTTTCggttgaaacttttttcttattattatttttttgctataaTCGTCTGTTACACTCTCGTCTAGAGCAATAATCGCTACGGAGCGATGAAAGCATTCTCAATAATTTATTAAGTAAGCAACCATACTCTGTCGCGGACGCGCAATCGTGTGTTCTACAATCAGCTTAAAAATGCCTTTCTTCACATTGTTCATCCTAACGGAGACGTAGGTTCTGCCCGGCTGGTTGGTAGAGAAAATGATACTTTCATACGGTTAAGCTTAGCACGTAAGACGGGGGTGCGTGCACGCCCGCTTCTCTACGATCCTACACGGTTGATGGTAAAATGGAGTGTTtggcaaatgttttcttttattttgattatcgGATAGGATTTAGGATTAGTTGTGTCTAAAATTAAAGCTTAGGTCATAGTAAAATCTAATTTCTACGCATAAAAGTTGGCAAAAGTCATGGGGAGGAATGCGAAGGAGATTGTTCAACCAATAATTTAATCTTTCTTCGTTTCTTTAATGGTGTTGGAATATTCCAGCCTTTCTCTTCTATTGGAGAAACAGGTTGCTATATTCGGACCCGCTAAGCAGCACACTGCTGATCGATGTCTTTTGTCTGCTCGTGCCAGTCGGCACAGTGATCGGGCTCGGTTAGGAAATGTGCGACTACTACCAATTTTGTCATCTAACCGTACAGTTTTTGGTACTTTTTTTGGCTGTCATCAATGCAGTAACAGCAGAGGGATCGTCATGTGCGAAGAAATGACACAACAAGTAAGCATAACTAA encodes:
- the LOC121594482 gene encoding akirin-like isoform X5; protein product: MACATLKRSLDWESLNQRPTKRRRCHPFGSPSQTASASSSSASPSGSSSTSVAAAAAAASMRVMEPKPSPFAEATCSKLTPEKMAQNITEEIKRLHRRKQLTFNSHNFERMQDSESSGSEMGPDSPRRPDSPPSMVKNPEKALFTFKQVQMICERMLKEREDALREQYDAVLTTKLAEQYDAFVKFTYDQIQRRYEAAPSYLS